Proteins from one Salvelinus namaycush isolate Seneca unplaced genomic scaffold, SaNama_1.0 Scaffold51, whole genome shotgun sequence genomic window:
- the LOC120041697 gene encoding uncharacterized protein LOC120041697 encodes MFVDIHKDHLIQNVTMVIPIAFYLIRSEKYSEIHAARTSQDQMGLLYEALDYGGKQEEKESGGKMLKEGRVKSDFYRILLDLEPDLVIDLDDLQNLSRQLEIVHRRRRPKDSDEEDLYLDELIQNLPDQLEKIREQRDELKEKLRKAEETIQSLSTSPGGQQKTQTPSQNESEIEEMEMKTLPGSGRKSAPEKKPLLAAGPQKDDLDELERGGRVTIDNNYML; translated from the exons ATGTTTGTGGACATTCACAAGGATCACCTCATTCAGAATGTTACCATGGTGATTCCCATAGCATTTTACTTGATCCGTTCTGAGAAGTACTCTGAGATCCATGCTGCCAGGACCAGTCAGGACCAGATGGGACTGTTGTACGAGGCTCTCGACTATGGAGGAAAACAGGAGGAAAAAGAATCAGGAGGAAAAATGCTGAAAGAAGGAAGGGTGAAATCAGACTTTTACAGGATTCTACTGGATCTGGAACCTGACCTTGTCATCGACCTGG ATGATCTTCAAAACCTGTCTAGACAGCTGG AGATCGTACATCGGAGGA GACGACCCAAAGATTCAGATGAGGAAGACCTTTACCTTG ATGAACTCATTCAAAACCTGCCTGATCAGCTGG AGAAGATCAGAGAACAGAGGG ATGAACTCAAAGAAAAACTAA GGAAAGCTGAAGAGACCATCCaatccctctccacctctccaggaGGTCAACAGAAAACACAGACTCCTTCCCAAA ATGAGTCAGAGATTGAAGAGATGGAGATGAAGACTTTACCTGGTTCAGGGAGGAAGTCTGCTCCTGAGAAGAAGCCTTTACTGGCTGCTGGACCACAGAAGGATGATCTGGATGAgctggagaggggaggaagagttACTATAGACAATAACTATatgctatag